A region of the Planktothrix tepida PCC 9214 genome:
CGTAACTCAACTGCGGTTACAAACGGATTTAAGGAATATTTTTCAAGAAAAAACCTTAACGGGACAACGAGTAGATTTACAAGACACTCATATTAATTGGAAACAAAATCCTCCCACAGCTTATTTAAAAGTTCGTTCTACCGAACCCGTTACCCCCAGACAAGTGCGTTTAGTCCAAGATTTTATCAATCAAAAAATGAGACAAAATTTCACATTGGTTTTCTTAGTTGAAGATGTAGAACAAGTCGAAGCAGAGAAGTAATCAGTTGTCAGTCATCAGTTATCAGTAATTAGTGTAGAGATATGGTTTCGCCCAGGTGTGCCTGTACGAGTTAAGAGAGAGTCAATCAACTAATTAGTAATTACTGACAACTGACAACTGATAACTGATAACTGATAACTGATTTTAAAATCCGCCAAAATCAAGGGGGCTAGATACAGGACTGGTGAAGACAAAATAAATAATTCCGGCTCCTAATAATGCGATCGCTAAACTAAAAAGAATTACCCAACGATCAGGTGGTTCGTAGGTATCTTCTTCAATATCTCGACGCACAATAAAATATTGAAATGTGGATAATAATACGGTTAATAAACCCACTCCTGAAAATAATAATCCTAATTTCCAACCATAACCAGGGCCAGGAACAGCAATAGGTTGAAATGCACGCAGGCGTAAAATCACAACACCAAATCCCATTAAACCAACGGCGGTTCGCATCCAGGCGAGATAAGTTCGTTCATTGGCTAAGTGATCTCGAACGCGGGAAGGGTTCAATTTTTTGGGTTTCTGGATAATTTCTGCGGTAGAATCTGGTGATTTCATGAACTCAGAGGCTTTGATTTGGGTGTAATCTTCAGTTTTCATAGTTGAGAAAATTCAACAAAAATACAGAGAATTAACGAAGAAATCACTTTTTTTCAGGGTGATTTTGATTACCCCTTTTCTCCCCGTTTAAAGGGAGACAGGGGAACATAGTTAGAATCACTTAAGATTTTTTTGTACTCAAAGTATTAGGAATTTGGCTATCAATAATACTCTGAGAAATATTAGGGATAAACCAATGAGTATCATTAGCTTGAACAACCTTTGCTAAGGGGGAGTTAAACTCAAGAGTTCCCGTGTCAGGATTAGTGGTAATTTCTAACTGAGTTCCATCCAGAATTTTAACGGCAATCGGCCCTTGTAAAGGCTCAGATTGTTCACTGAGTGCCAAATTAGTTCCCTTAATATCTTGGGGTAAATAGAAGCCATCACAATCCCACTTTTTAGGGGTAGTTTGATTATCACCCAAAAAATAAAGGGTTGCTTGATCTTCTTGATCTTCTTTTTGGGGACTGCCATAAACTGCGATTGTTTTTCCCGTTTTATTGGTACATTGTCCCCAATGAGTTGCTGATTTTAACGCATATTGTTGAAACTGTAAATAGTCAAGTTGTTGTTGAACAGGTTTAGAAATTGCACCTTGAGTTTGCTTTTCATCTTCAGCAACTAAAGACAGTTGTTTTAAAGCTTGGGTGACTTCAATATAATCAGGATTCTTTGTATATTTAGGTTCGGCGGAAGCAGGTTGAGAGAACACCAAATTGAGCATCAGAACCAAAGCAATCAATAGAGAGGTTAAGAATTTCATGAATTTTATCCTTGAATTAGGTTGAATCAAAACGTTAAAACTTGTACCGGGTGTAATCCCATTATTCAACTTCGGCTACTTTGGGGGGGTTAGAAAACAAAACCCAAGCACAACTAATGCCTAAAGCCAGAAGTGCTAATAAAAGGTTTTCTTTAACGATAAACACACCTAAACCAATTAAAACACAGGGAACAAACGTATTACCATAACCCGTTAATACTTTGGCAATAGTTGGAAAATGGGTTAACTTGTAAGCGACATAACACCAAACCCCAACGAGGGAGAAAAAGGTACATAATATCGTTAATAAAGTTTCCCAACTGCTACTCGCAAATAGGGGAACATAAATCCCTATATTATCGCTGCCATTGGCAACCGTTACCGCCGCGACTCCATAGGTTTGAGGAGATAACCAATTTTGCCAAAAAGAGGGGTTATCCGATGTTAGGGAAGTCTCTATAGTTGGTGAATCATCATCCTCGTCTTCTTGAGATTTCAATAAATAATAAATTCCCAAAATAACAGGAACTAAACCCAACCCTCGAATCCAATCAGGAGGAATCAATAAACTTCCAAAAAAACCGGGTAAACTTGCCAATAATAAGAGGGTAAATCCTAAATACTGACCGATAACAATTTGACGGCGACGGAACAAGGCATTAACTTGGGAAAAAAATAGAGTGAGGATGAAAATATCATCAATATTAGTCGCAGCAAAGGCGGCGGTTCCTGTGGAAATGGCGGTTATAAATTCGTTCATGGTTTGATTTTCCTGTGAGGGTTAATAATGGAGAGGTTTAGAATTTTCGTCTGCGTTTAGTCGAATAGGAATGGGAAGTAGGAAGCACTAAAGAAGCTGAAGGAATAATTTCAGGAGTGGGGTGAGTAAATTGAGCATGAATTTCTTCAATATGTCGTTCCATTGTTCTGACTAATTTCGGTGAACGAGTGCGTTGTCTGACGAACCAGCCACAAGTTACGAATAAGTAGAGGAGGAATAAATAAGGGAAGAGATTATAAGGGGCTTCAGGAACTGGAAACAGTTGATTTCCGGGGATACCAACGCTACCAATAATCGGAATCATCATGAAGCCAATAGCTAAGATAGAACAGACAACATCCATCGGGCGCAGTTGTTTAATTTTGTGGAGATAAAGGGGCGCAGCCAGGGAAACTAAAATGTAAACCGTTAAAAATCCATAACTACAAATCGCTCCTAAATAACCCATACTTTCAAATAAGCGAATATTAAACATTGACAGGATTGCTGGAACTAGAAACATTACAAAGGAACAGAGGGTAACAGCAATATGAGGGGTACGATTTGAAGCGTGGGTTGTACCAATAGACGCATGAAATAAACCGTGACGCGCCATAGTAAAAAAGATGCGGGCGGCGGGATTAATAGTTCCTAAAACACAAGCAAAGAAGCTAAATAAAACCCCGAAAGCAATAATATCTCCTAAGAATCCGAAGCCGATTTGATGGGAAAGAAAAGCTAAGGGTTCTTCTGTTGTTGTAATCGAAACCCCAGTTCCTTCAAATCCTAGAATTTCAACATAACTGGTGAAGATAAAAAAGACTCCAGCTAAGATAACACTGCCCATCACAGAACGGGGAATCGTTCTTAACGGATTTTTAGCTTCATCCCCTAATGTGGTGGCACTTTCAAATCCTGAAAATCCAAATAAAGCTAACACTAATCCAGTGGCAATATGACCCGGAGTAACCCCTTCTAAGGTGAGTTGGCTCAGATCTAAAGCAAAGCCTTTATGTGCCCAAATAAGGATAGTTAGAATGCCAATTAACAAAATCGAAATTCCTTCCATCCATAACATCGCCATAGCGGAAAGTTGGATATCTTTGTAGGCTGCATACCAAGCAATTCCAGCACCAATGGCGAGTAAGGTAATTGCCGAAGGATGAATCCCTAAATGACCAAATAATATGCCGCTAAAGTTAGCTAAACCACAGAGAACAGACATTCCCGTGAATAAATAGGCGAGTACCAAACTCCAACCACAAATAACTCCGGCGGTGGGGCCTAATCCTTTAACAATATACGCATAAAATGAACCCGGAGAAGCAGAACGTCTGGCAAATTGATTAATATTAATACTGACAAAGATTAAGCCGATTAAACCAATTAAAAAACTGAGCCAGGTTCCTTTTCCTGAAAGGGCAACTAATAATCCTAAATTAGAGGCTGGAATTGTTGTAGGGGCAATTACAGCAAAAGATTGAGCTAAAACTTCACCAAAAGAAAGACAATCCTTTTTTAAGCCATGAGAACCCTGATGGAGTTGAGTGCTTTCGGTCATAGAGTAATTCCTTCTGTATTTCAAATAGACATCGGTGAATTGCTCTGCGATCGCCAATAAAGTATTGAGCAATGATTAACGATATCACCGGAAATGAAACCGTTAGTGTTTCAAGTTTTACTCTATGCGGATTCGATAATAGAATCAACTGTTCTTTTTTGTTGAATTGATAAATTTTATTGATTGATTCTCCCCTTAATGGTGTTTTACGGTAGGATCAAAGGGTAATCGCTGAAAATTTTCTACTTCAGTTCTGAATCTTCTGAGTGGATTTCCTCATGAATGGTTTGAGTTTTAGGACGAGGAATTCGTTGCTGTTTATAGAAGGGTTTATAAACTCGTTGCCGATAAATAGACGTGTGTTTGACTTTTTTAAACCCACTTAAAATCAGTAACGTCATTAAGGTTCCGATTAAACTCATGCGCCATAATCCACATCCAGCGGCGGTTCCTAAACCTGCGGTTAACCACAAAGCTGCTGCCGAAGTTAGCCCTTTAACTTTAGGCTTAAGATTAGGTTTTGGCTGTTGCAAAATCAGGCCCGCCCCAAGAAATCCTACTCCGGTTGCAATGCCTTGAACAGTACGACTAAGGGCATTAGTTGAGTTCATATCAAACCCGGCTTGTAAAGGCAGCATGATAAAAATAGCAGCCCCTAAACTGACAATCATATAAGTTCTCATTCCCGCCGGCCTACTGGGTTGCTGACGATCTAGTCCAATCAATCCTCCGATGAACAAAGCAATTCCTAGGCGGAAAATAATGGTGAACCAATCATCAGCCGGAAAAAACATTGGGTTAGAATTTATAGCCATTGCTCCTCAACCCCCCTAGGATAAAAAATCCTACTATTTTTTAAATCTCATAGTGCCAAAAAGGTTGATGTCCAGGTAAAAGAATAAATTGCCTATTTAACCGTTCAATAATTCCATGCTGTTCAAATTCTTTCAAAAGTCGAGTGACCGTGACTCTTGTTGTGCCAATTGTTTCAGCAATTTCTTGATGGGTTAAATGGAATTCAATCAGTTGTCCCTGAGAGACACCACTGCCAAATTTGTTGGCTAATAAGGTCAATAATTTATGCAACGCTTCATCAACAGGACGGGAATGAACGATTTCTAAAAAGGTTTGCAGTTGATGAATATGTTCAATTAACAGGGGATATAGATTATCAAATTCAGAGATTGGAACAGGAATCGCCTGAACTGGGGTCACGCACTCCATATAGTAGGGGTCAGCTTTAGACAAAACCCGTGAAACGATATCTCCTCTTCCCCATAACCCTAATGTAACAACAGTTCCATTTTCCAGGTAAGTGAGGGTACGCACAACACCCGACTGAATTTTCCACAGGTGATCCCGTCTTAAAGGAAGTCGGTCACGACGTTGGAAGTAACGCTGTTGTTGACTGAATTCCGGTGCAATTCCTGAAGCTAAAGTCATGGAAGATACAAACTAAACGAAATTTAACTAAAATTGTAGACTATGTTACTTGTGTTTGTATTAAAATACAGTTTTAATTGTATTAAATTTTTGATAGTCCCCAGGCTAACCCCATCCCCGAATCATGCAAGAGGTGAGTAACTTTACAATGGCTGGAATGACCCTAGAGCAACTGCGAATTTTTTTGGCGGTAGCAGAACATCTACACTTTACCCGTGCGGCTGAGAACCTCTATATTACGCAACCGGCGGTTAGTGCTGCGATTCAAAGCTTAGAAACAGAATATCGAGTTAAGTTATTTCATCGGATTGGTCGCCACGTTGAAATTACAGAAGCTGGACAATTACTGCAACTTGAAGCCCAAAAAATTTTAGAACAAGTCGCGTTAACCGAACGAGGATTAAGAGAGTTAAATAATTTACAACGGGGAGAACTCAAGTTAGGCTCAAGTTTAACCATTGGAAACTATTGGCTACCGGAAAAAATTAGTCAATTTCAACGGCAATATTCAGGAATTATTGTCAACTGCACCTTAGCGAATACCGAGGAAATTTGTTTAGGGACAGCCAACGGACACTTTGATTTAGGATTAATTGAAGGGGAAGTCAAACCTTCTTTACAAAAATTATTAAGTCAGGAGGAAATTGGCAGCGATCGCTTATTAATTGTTGTTGGACAGTCCCATCCTTGGTTTAACCGAGACAAAGTTGATTTAACAGAACTTAAAAATACAGATTGGGTCATGCGAGAACCGGGTTCAGGGACTCAACAACGCTTAGAAGAAGCGTTACAAAATTGGGGAATTAATCTCAGCGAATTAAAGGTTATTTTAGTTTTAAATACGGGAGAAATGGTGAAATCTGTTGTCGAAGAAGGTCATGTAGCAGCCGGAATTTCTGAACTGATGGTTAAAAAAGAATTAAAATTAGGAGTTTTAAAGGCGATTCGGATTGTTGATTATCGTCAACCTTCTCATAAAGAATTAGAATTGATTCGACCTTTTTTAAAAATCAAACATTATCAACGGTTTCAAACTCGCATTTCTCAAACCTTTGAAAAAATGTTATTATTGAATGAAATTAATTTACAGTTCACTCAAATGAATGTTAGCTAAATGGATCTCTATTCAGAAAACTGATGATTCAATAAAGATTCTAGCTTAAATCCATGAATAAATTTATCATCTACAACTAAAGGTAAACTTCCATTCCATTTATCAATGATTTTCTGGTGCAAAATTTCGGGAGTTAAGGTTTTTTGCAGTAAACTATGAGCTTCAACTTCTCCTTTAGCTAAATTAACCTTAACTTCTGCTTCTTTAATGGCTTTTAAAACTAAAAATCCAGCTTTTTTAGCATCCTGTTCAGCAATTTGTTTGGCTTCCACAGCATCGGTAAACCGTTGGGAAAAATGAACATGAACTAGAGAAATATTATCGACTTGAATGTGATAATTAATTAATTGGCTTGTTAATAAATGATCCACTTCTGATTTAACATTTTCCCGACGAGTAATAATTTCTTCGGCAGTATATTTAGCCATAACCGCTTTGAGAATTTCTTCAATAACGGGATTAATAATCGCTTCAATAATGGCTTGTTTATCCCCAATTCGTTGAAACGCTAAATTGACTTCTTCAGGGATAATATGCCAATTCAATGCCACATCAGTAAATACCTCCTGTAAATCTTTTGAGGAAGCTTCAGCCGATATTTCCTGTTTTTGAATACGGACAGTCATCTTTTGTACTGTTTCAGCTACAGGAATAATAAAATGCAATCCTTCATCCAAAATTTCAGCTTGAACCTGACCAAACACCATTAAAATTCCCCGTTCCCCAGCATTAACAATAATCAGAGGATTGAAGAAAATTAAAAGTAATAAAAATAAAAAAAATAGGTTAGCTGGCTTCAAAAATAATTGATATCTGGGCATGGGTACAATCTGAAGTTAACTTTCGAGAACAGTAGAAGATTGAGTATCTACAATTCGATTAAATTGGTGAATATTTAATAATAAACTACTGAGAATTGACCAAGTGATAGCGAGAAACCAACCCGCTAAAATATCACTGGGAAAATGAACGCCTAAATACAGTCTTGTCCAAGCAATTCCAAGGACAAATAATCCTCCTAAACCAATCACGAACCCTCGCCATTTTGTTCTCCAAGTTATAAGAATTAAAACGATTACAAAGGCCATACTTAAGAGTGCGTGACCACTAGGAAAAGAAAAAGTTGAAGGAAAAGGATAGGAAGATTGCCACAAATGAGGTCGAATTCGATGAAAGAAAACTTTAGCGGATTGGCTCAGAATTCCACTTCCTGAAAGCGTTAAAATTAAATACAAAAGCGATCGCCATTGTTTTTGATACCCTAAAATTAAAACAACCGGAGTTGCTAGGAAAACGATTCCTAGAGAAGTACAAGTAAAGGTTAAGATAATCGCCAAGCTTTCCAGTTGAGGTTGTTCTATAGAATGAATGGCGAATAAAATCGATAAATCCCAAGGTAGACCACTGGAACTTTCGCCTACTTTTAAAGCTAGAATCCCAAACAACAGTAAGGGTAAAGAAATTCCTAAAGCTAAAAACTGCCAATGCAGGATGAACCACTGTTGAACAGAACTCCAGTCCCTAAATGACGGTTTATGGGGATTAAAATCAGACATCATTTTGCCCTAAAACTGCACATATTTTCAGTTTAATGCGGTAGCAGGGACAGGTCAATTACATTAGACTGAACTAAGAGTACCATTACTACGGTAAAAGCAGTTGAGGAAAAGACACCCATTGCTAAATCTTTCTTAAGATTTCGTTCAGGGGAAGAAGATTCAACAACATTGATGGCCCCATATTGCATTAGGAGAATTCCCGCTAAATTTGACAGCCAATAGCCAAAAATAGAACTGGGAAAAAATAAATCTTCAGACAATTTACTAAAAACAAATCCAAACCCATAAGCAATCGGTAAATTAAAAATTAAATCGTTCCACCAGCACAACGGAGACATCATGAAACCCAGAAAAACCAAAATTCCGCCGATCCATTTTTTAGACATAAACCTCTTGATTATCCACAATTTCAACTCAATTGTTATCAATTGTTATCAAAAAAAAATCTGACTCAGGACTGATGCCAGAAACCTAAGAAACTCAGTTTCTAGTTGTTGTTTAGGGGCTGAAATCAAAAGGTCTGGTTCAGAAACCTGATTTCTGTGTATATTGTATATGAATCTCGCATGAAATTCAATACATTTCCAATTCATTTTTGTTTGCCCGTCTCCCAAGTTGGCCCCATCAGGGTTCCTCGCAGTCGCCAGGGAGGGTGTTGAGGGACGTTAACCTCTAGTAGGCCACTATAAAGCTTTTCTTGAATATAAGGACTCTCTAAAACGGGCCAATCTTCTAAAACTTGTTGTTTTCCATTAATGATAGCATTGCCAAGGGCTCCATTTTGTTGATAGGTTAAGGTTAAGCGATCGCCTGCTAAACTTTTATAACTTAATTTTCCTTGACTTTTCCAATCTGCTCGAAAATGATAGAGATCGGGCTTATCTTGATCCAATTTTAATAAAACATCCCAACTGTGTTGCGGATCATAATTTTTGCCGACAGGTTCATTTTGTAGACTTAATCGTGCTAAAATAATCGGTAATAAATATTTATGCGGATCACCGAGTTTAATTCGTCGCCACCAAGCATCTTTTTCATCTAAATTAATCGCAGCTAATTTCTCTCTAATCGCTAACCCTCTGGCTTGAAAAGCTGTTTCTTCGACGGAATTAATATGGGGAGGTTTTGGGATAATAAAGCTTGAAGAGTTTGTAGAAGACAAAACAGAACCTTCTAAGAAAAGGTTAGAAATTTTAGTTTTTTTAGAAGAATTTGTTCTAGGAGTATCAACAGCATATAAACGGCAACCAAAAGCAAAAATAAAGATAGCCGTTAACCCGCTCATCAATTTAAGATTAGTCTTCATTACAGTCTCAATTTTTAAGGGGAAAAAACCGTTTTTTAGGAATTTTAAAGGATAACTCTGAACATTTACGATAAAATAGGAAACGAAATCAATGGGAGGATTTATCCGATGGGATATGCAATTGACGTTAATCAATCTAACTTTGAGCAAGAGGTAATCAAAGTTTCCTATAAAAGCCCTGTATTTGTAGACTTTTATGCAACTTGGTGTGGCCCGTGTCAAATTTTAAAACCCATTTTAGAAAAGTTGGTGAACGAATATGATTTTATTTTAGCGAAAATTGATATTGATCAAAATCCTGAATTAGCAAGTCAATATGGGGTAGAAGGTGTACCGGATGTAAGAATTGTGCTTCAAGGAGAAATGCAGCCCGGTTTTGTAGGAGCATTAACAGAAGCTCAAATTCGGCAAACCCTAAGCCAATTTAATTTAAAATCTAATTTTGATCAGGATTTAGAGGCTTTAAAAACTGCGATCACTCAAAAGAACTTTCCCACCGCCAAACAACTTTTAGATCAGCTATTTTCTCACTATCCAAATCGCTTAGAAGTAGTGTTAGAAGCGGCTAATTTTTTAATTGTTCTCAATCAACTTGAAAATGCTGAAAAACTGTTAAATACCATTGGAGAAGATCAGCGCGATTTCTTCCCCAAAGCTCAGGCTTTAAAACAATTAATCCAACTCAAAACAGATGCTACTGCTTCGGGAGAAAGCCAACTGGAACAGAACTATGCAAAAGCTTGTCAATTAACTTTAGCGGAAGACTACGCAGAGGCGTTATCTTTATTTTTAGAGATTGTATCTACCGATCGCAAATATAAAGAGGATGGGGCTAGAAAAGCAATGTTGACTATTTTTAATTTACTGGGGGATGACCATCCCTTGACCCAAAAATATCGGAAACAATTAATGCTACAATTATATTAAGGGGACTCAAACAGGGAATAGAGCAGAGGGAATCGGAAACCGAAAATAGAGAACGCGCCATAGGGAACTTTATCATTTGTTCTGATCGAAAAATCGGTGATTTAACGGTTTTTCTAGGAAGGACTTTTTTTCTCTAAAAATCCCATAAATTTATGACTAATGCCTTACTGATTCTAGGGGAATTAAATGATCGAGATATAGATTGGATCGTGACCCAAGGAAAACGAGAAGTTTTGCAAGCGGGTACTGTTCTAATTGAAGAAGATCAACCCTTAGATGCGCTTTATATTGTGTTGAGTGGAACCCTCAACGTTTGTGTGGCTGCTTTAGGAAATCAAGTGGTTGGAAAAATTGGCGGTGGTGAAATATTAGGGGAAATGTCTTTTGTGGATGGACGTTTACCCTCGGCTACAGTGCAAGCGGTTGAAGAGTGTTGTGTGTTATCCATTTCTCGATCACTTTTATCTCAAAAATTAGAAGAGGATGTTTTATTCTCATTGAGATTTTATCGAGCTATTACTAAATTTTTATCCTCCCGCTTACGAGCTACCGTTAACCATTTTGGCCATGAAGAAAACGTTACTTTGTTAGCTTCTAAATCTTCCAATAATATAGCCGAAAATGAACCCAATCATCGTTTAGATTGGATTATGCAGCGTTTGGGAGGGTAATCATTAATACAATTAAAAAATTTTCGAGAAGCAAACTTATTGCTTTTATGATTAAACTTGTCCATTTAGATTATTTTAATTATTTTTAATTATGACTTTAAATTTTGATCAAGAAATGATGCAATATTGCTTGAAATTAGCTTGTCAAGCATTAGGAAAAACAGCACCTAATCCCTTAGTTGGATGTGTCATCGTTCAAGATAAAAAAATTGTAGGAGAAGGGTTTCATCCGGGTGCTGGACAACCCCATGCCGAAGTTTTTGCTCTGAGAAATGCCGGAGAAAAAGCCAAGGGAGCAACGGTTTATGTTAATTTAGAACCTTGTAATCATTTTGGGCGGACTCCTCCCTGTACAGAAGCTTTAATTCAAGCTGAAGTGGCTAAAGTTGTGGTGGGAATGGTTGATCCCAATCCTTTAGTTTCAGGAACAGGAATTCAACGGTTAAAAGATGCAGGAATTGAGGTTATTGTTGGCCTTGAAGAACCAGATTGTCAACAATTAAATGAAGCTTTTGTCTATCGAATTTTGCATCAGAAACCCTGGGGAATTTTGAAATATGCCATGACCTTAGATGGAAAAATTGCCACCACAACAGGTCATAGTTCTTGGGTGACGGGAACCGAAGCTCGACAAAAAGTTCATCAGTTGCGCGTTGCTTGTGATGCGGTCATTGTCGGAGGAAATACCGTCCGACGAGATAATCCTTGGCTAACGACCCACGAAGCCGGAGAACCCAACCCTTTGCGAGTGGTTATGAGTCGAACTTTAGACTTACCCAAACAAGCCCATTTATGGGACACTCAAGAAGCGAAAACTTTAGTTATAACAGAGGAGGGTGTAAATCCAGATTTCCAACAGTTTTTGCAGAATAAGGGGGTAGAGGTAGCGGAATTATCGCCCTTGACGCCTGCCCAAGTCATGGCTTATTTGTATAAACGTCAGTTTTTATCGGTGTTGTGGGAATGTGGAGGAACCCTTGCGGCTCAGGCGCTCGTAGATGGCAGTATTCATAAAATCTTAGCGTTTATTGCCCCTAAAATTATTGGGGGAAAAACAGCACCATCTCCGGTCGCAGATTTAGGGTTAACTCAGATGACAGAAGCACTTTTATTAGAACGAATGACCTGGGGTTCTGTAGGTAAAGATTTTTGGATTGAAGGATATTTATTTCAAACTTAATTATGAGCGAAGTTGCCCTATTAAGTCTTATGGTCAGTAGCCTAGGAATTGATGCTGTTTTATTGGCGAGTTGGCTCTGTTCCATACAAACTGATATACAATTAGAACAGGAGGAGGAAGAAACATTGACTCGGTACGACTCAGAAGATACTAAACAAATGCCTGTAAAATCTATACAACCTAACGGCTATTCTAACGCTGAATCTCCTGAACCTTTCGTTCGGGAATGGGAGTATAAAATTGTTCGGGCAAGTCGAGATGTATTTCGGAATCCAACTATTTTTAAAAAGTTATGTCAGGAAGAAACCGAAATGGGTTGGATTTTAGTGGAAAAATTAGATGATCGACGGGTTCGGTTTAAGCGTCCAAGAGGACTAGATCATGCCGAAAACCATTACCAAATTAAAGCTGATCCCTATCGTTCAACCTATGGTTCTTCTAGTAATTTAGGAGCTTGGTTAACGGTGATTGCTTTTATAACTGCCATTATTTTACCTGCCTATTTAGGATTTTCATTAGTTGCCATGAGCTTTAATAAATCCTATCAAAATTCTTCCCCCACGATTTCATCTCCTGAACCCGAAGTTTCTCCTACTTCCCCTTAAAACGTCCTCAAAACAATTACAATGATCGGCGATAACCTCACCCTTACTTACACTTTTTGCAGGTTTGGGGAGGTTACAACACTATTTCTATAGAAATAATGAATAATGTTACGCTTACCTTGGAATCAATTTGTAGCAAAAACCATCGGTAAACTGCCGTTAAGAACAGTTTTAATTGTACCTTTTGTGGTACAAATTACGGCTACGGTTGGATTAGTGGGTTATTTTTCATTTAAAAATGGACAAAAAGCTGTTGAAAATTTAGCCCAGCAGTTAATGAACCAAGTAAGTAATCGTGTTCAAGAAAATTTACAGTTTTTCTTAGAAACTCCCGATCAAATTAACCAAACTAATTATAATCAAATTAAATTAGGTTTTTTAAATACAACTAATTTATATCCTTGGGAAAAATACCTTTGGCGACAAGTTCAATTATATCCTGATATTACTTTTATTGCCATTGCGACCAATCAAAATAAACAAAGGTCAGGTGAAAAACGCCTGAATGGTGATTTCCAAGTTAATGTTGTCGGGGATGATGTTGGTAATAATTTCTATACGTTTCAACTTGATTCTCAAGGAAATCGGACTCAAGGTGAATTAGTCAAAAAAGACTATGATTTACGTCAACATCCCACTTACTTAAAAGTCATAAAAGAACGCCGAGCTTCCTGGAGTAATGTA
Encoded here:
- a CDS encoding LysR substrate-binding domain-containing protein gives rise to the protein MQEVSNFTMAGMTLEQLRIFLAVAEHLHFTRAAENLYITQPAVSAAIQSLETEYRVKLFHRIGRHVEITEAGQLLQLEAQKILEQVALTERGLRELNNLQRGELKLGSSLTIGNYWLPEKISQFQRQYSGIIVNCTLANTEEICLGTANGHFDLGLIEGEVKPSLQKLLSQEEIGSDRLLIVVGQSHPWFNRDKVDLTELKNTDWVMREPGSGTQQRLEEALQNWGINLSELKVILVLNTGEMVKSVVEEGHVAAGISELMVKKELKLGVLKAIRIVDYRQPSHKELELIRPFLKIKHYQRFQTRISQTFEKMLLLNEINLQFTQMNVS
- a CDS encoding cadmium resistance transporter, whose amino-acid sequence is MNEFITAISTGTAAFAATNIDDIFILTLFFSQVNALFRRRQIVIGQYLGFTLLLLASLPGFFGSLLIPPDWIRGLGLVPVILGIYYLLKSQEDEDDDSPTIETSLTSDNPSFWQNWLSPQTYGVAAVTVANGSDNIGIYVPLFASSSWETLLTILCTFFSLVGVWCYVAYKLTHFPTIAKVLTGYGNTFVPCVLIGLGVFIVKENLLLALLALGISCAWVLFSNPPKVAEVE
- a CDS encoding Crp/Fnr family transcriptional regulator, producing the protein MTLASGIAPEFSQQQRYFQRRDRLPLRRDHLWKIQSGVVRTLTYLENGTVVTLGLWGRGDIVSRVLSKADPYYMECVTPVQAIPVPISEFDNLYPLLIEHIHQLQTFLEIVHSRPVDEALHKLLTLLANKFGSGVSQGQLIEFHLTHQEIAETIGTTRVTVTRLLKEFEQHGIIERLNRQFILLPGHQPFWHYEI
- a CDS encoding YidH family protein, coding for MKSPDSTAEIIQKPKKLNPSRVRDHLANERTYLAWMRTAVGLMGFGVVILRLRAFQPIAVPGPGYGWKLGLLFSGVGLLTVLLSTFQYFIVRRDIEEDTYEPPDRWVILFSLAIALLGAGIIYFVFTSPVSSPLDFGGF
- a CDS encoding MgtC/SapB family protein encodes the protein MAINSNPMFFPADDWFTIIFRLGIALFIGGLIGLDRQQPSRPAGMRTYMIVSLGAAIFIMLPLQAGFDMNSTNALSRTVQGIATGVGFLGAGLILQQPKPNLKPKVKGLTSAAALWLTAGLGTAAGCGLWRMSLIGTLMTLLILSGFKKVKHTSIYRQRVYKPFYKQQRIPRPKTQTIHEEIHSEDSELK
- a CDS encoding prohibitin family protein; this encodes MPRYQLFLKPANLFFLFLLLLIFFNPLIIVNAGERGILMVFGQVQAEILDEGLHFIIPVAETVQKMTVRIQKQEISAEASSKDLQEVFTDVALNWHIIPEEVNLAFQRIGDKQAIIEAIINPVIEEILKAVMAKYTAEEIITRRENVKSEVDHLLTSQLINYHIQVDNISLVHVHFSQRFTDAVEAKQIAEQDAKKAGFLVLKAIKEAEVKVNLAKGEVEAHSLLQKTLTPEILHQKIIDKWNGSLPLVVDDKFIHGFKLESLLNHQFSE
- a CDS encoding APC family permease, with the translated sequence MTESTQLHQGSHGLKKDCLSFGEVLAQSFAVIAPTTIPASNLGLLVALSGKGTWLSFLIGLIGLIFVSININQFARRSASPGSFYAYIVKGLGPTAGVICGWSLVLAYLFTGMSVLCGLANFSGILFGHLGIHPSAITLLAIGAGIAWYAAYKDIQLSAMAMLWMEGISILLIGILTILIWAHKGFALDLSQLTLEGVTPGHIATGLVLALFGFSGFESATTLGDEAKNPLRTIPRSVMGSVILAGVFFIFTSYVEILGFEGTGVSITTTEEPLAFLSHQIGFGFLGDIIAFGVLFSFFACVLGTINPAARIFFTMARHGLFHASIGTTHASNRTPHIAVTLCSFVMFLVPAILSMFNIRLFESMGYLGAICSYGFLTVYILVSLAAPLYLHKIKQLRPMDVVCSILAIGFMMIPIIGSVGIPGNQLFPVPEAPYNLFPYLFLLYLFVTCGWFVRQRTRSPKLVRTMERHIEEIHAQFTHPTPEIIPSASLVLPTSHSYSTKRRRKF
- a CDS encoding phosphatase PAP2 family protein, which produces MMSDFNPHKPSFRDWSSVQQWFILHWQFLALGISLPLLLFGILALKVGESSSGLPWDLSILFAIHSIEQPQLESLAIILTFTCTSLGIVFLATPVVLILGYQKQWRSLLYLILTLSGSGILSQSAKVFFHRIRPHLWQSSYPFPSTFSFPSGHALLSMAFVIVLILITWRTKWRGFVIGLGGLFVLGIAWTRLYLGVHFPSDILAGWFLAITWSILSSLLLNIHQFNRIVDTQSSTVLES